In Mucilaginibacter celer, one DNA window encodes the following:
- a CDS encoding AAA family ATPase, whose protein sequence is MIKSATISNFIGYQDFNFGFAPINIIIGKNDTGKTGLLKLLYTCCKTIDTYSRRSQNEEISFKKILAEKLLDVYQPGKKGLGELVNKSTKEKLRVDIEFNHAKFGYDDRLHFSFGDSTTNTINDCQERIKFINDNFRCLFIPAKEVLTSLRAIRATRDNLHMPGFDDTYLDLIRALVIPTQKGNVTEELKSVNRKLEDLFEGHIDQAVDDDFVFKKGNTEFPMQLTAEGVKKIGILTTLIRNRQLNSNSILFLDEPETALHPEATRELVEMLLLMAKSGIQIFLATHNYFVLKQFHLSASRDKVKTNCYSLTREKGKYVRCVQYDIEKYFPENEITEEAVKMADEETRLNLNL, encoded by the coding sequence ATGATTAAATCTGCCACTATTTCCAATTTCATAGGATATCAAGATTTCAATTTTGGCTTTGCTCCAATTAATATTATTATTGGTAAAAATGATACAGGCAAAACTGGGCTGCTAAAGTTATTATATACGTGCTGTAAAACAATTGATACTTATAGCAGGAGAAGCCAAAATGAAGAAATTAGCTTTAAGAAAATATTAGCGGAAAAATTACTTGATGTATATCAGCCTGGAAAGAAAGGTCTTGGAGAATTAGTTAATAAATCGACTAAGGAGAAGTTAAGAGTAGACATTGAGTTCAATCACGCTAAGTTTGGGTATGATGACAGACTACATTTTAGTTTCGGGGATAGCACAACCAATACCATTAATGACTGCCAGGAGCGAATTAAGTTTATAAACGATAATTTCCGTTGTCTTTTTATCCCAGCCAAGGAAGTGTTGACTTCGCTACGAGCAATACGCGCAACGCGCGATAATCTTCATATGCCGGGGTTTGATGATACTTATCTTGATTTAATACGAGCTTTGGTAATCCCGACGCAAAAGGGTAATGTCACTGAGGAACTGAAATCGGTAAACAGGAAGCTGGAGGATCTTTTTGAGGGCCATATCGACCAGGCAGTCGATGACGACTTTGTTTTTAAAAAAGGAAATACTGAATTCCCAATGCAACTTACAGCCGAGGGGGTTAAAAAAATAGGTATCCTCACAACGTTAATTCGAAATAGGCAGCTGAATTCTAACTCAATACTGTTTTTGGACGAACCGGAAACAGCTTTGCATCCTGAAGCGACAAGAGAGTTGGTTGAAATGCTGTTATTAATGGCAAAGTCAGGAATTCAAATTTTCCTGGCGACACACAATTATTTTGTGTTAAAACAATTCCACCTAAGTGCAAGTCGGGATAAAGTAAAAACCAATTGTTATTCGCTAACTCGTGAAAAGGGAAAATATGTACGATGTGTACAATATGATATCGAAAAATACTTTCCTGAGAACGAAATTACTGAAGAAGCAGTAAAGATGGCTGATGAGGAAACCAGGTTGAACCTTAACTTATAA
- a CDS encoding pentapeptide repeat-containing protein, giving the protein MENPASNPEVITVKETQKILEVKCAVINGTTLEQVMMNNASFKDVCITNLKIEDANLSDLEIQYAQLGGAYIHDIGMPPEGHPAYDPNLKQRPLKFENCDLQGSTISNCNLSNVEISDCNLSGMKINGVEVEELLRVYELSK; this is encoded by the coding sequence ATGGAAAATCCAGCCAGCAACCCCGAAGTTATCACCGTTAAAGAAACTCAAAAAATACTCGAAGTAAAATGTGCTGTTATCAATGGCACCACACTCGAGCAGGTAATGATGAACAATGCCAGTTTCAAAGATGTATGTATCACCAACCTTAAAATTGAAGATGCCAACCTGAGCGACCTCGAAATACAATACGCGCAGCTTGGCGGGGCGTACATACACGATATTGGCATGCCGCCCGAGGGGCACCCGGCTTACGATCCCAACCTGAAGCAGCGCCCCCTTAAATTTGAAAACTGCGATTTGCAGGGCAGCACCATCAGCAATTGCAACCTAAGTAATGTTGAAATTTCGGATTGTAACCTAAGCGGGATGAAGATAAATGGGGTAGAAGTGGAAGAATTGTTAAGGGTTTATGAGTTAAGTAAGTAA
- the purU gene encoding formyltetrahydrofolate deformylase, with product MIIVIQCRDKVGLVAAIASTLAKHLLNIVSMREHVDHNENVFFTRLDVEDGDTAGVEDSLRKILPDGAYIAVNPEPVKKVVVLATKEYHCLSDILIRNHFGTLGASVQCVIANHAKLQNICERFDIPFYHISHEGVAKAAFEEQVISAIKQYTPDYVVLAKYMRILSPRFVAEFPMQIINIHHSFLPAFIGANPYKQAFERGVKLIGATAHYVSDELDEGPIIAQQIVPVNHSYSWTDMVKAGQEVETAVLAKALKLVFEDRVFVHKNKTVVFG from the coding sequence ATGATTATCGTAATACAATGCCGGGATAAGGTGGGCCTTGTGGCAGCCATAGCATCTACATTAGCCAAACACCTGCTCAATATAGTTTCCATGCGTGAGCATGTTGATCATAATGAAAATGTTTTTTTTACCCGTTTGGATGTGGAGGATGGCGATACCGCAGGGGTTGAAGACTCGTTGCGGAAAATCCTTCCGGATGGGGCCTATATTGCAGTAAATCCCGAGCCGGTGAAAAAAGTGGTGGTACTGGCTACTAAAGAGTATCATTGCCTTAGCGATATCCTGATCCGTAACCATTTTGGTACCCTGGGTGCAAGCGTGCAATGCGTTATTGCCAACCATGCCAAACTGCAAAATATCTGCGAGCGCTTTGATATTCCGTTTTATCACATCAGCCACGAAGGGGTGGCTAAAGCAGCATTTGAAGAGCAGGTGATCAGCGCCATTAAACAATATACGCCCGATTATGTAGTGCTGGCCAAATATATGCGTATCCTGTCGCCAAGGTTTGTGGCCGAGTTCCCGATGCAGATCATCAACATTCACCATTCGTTTTTACCGGCATTTATCGGTGCCAACCCCTACAAACAGGCATTTGAACGAGGTGTAAAACTGATAGGAGCTACCGCCCATTATGTATCCGACGAGCTGGATGAAGGCCCTATCATCGCACAGCAAATTGTACCCGTAAATCATTCTTACAGTTGGACAGATATGGTTAAAGCCGGACAGGAAGTGGAAACTGCCGTATTAGCAAAAGCCCTGAAACTGGTTTTTGAGGATAGGGTGTTTGTACACAAGAATAAAACAGTGGTGTTTGGATAG
- a CDS encoding alpha-galactosidase, with translation MRTTQKKTLPLGLLFAGSMLFAGRAAAQDVTIPVETQHNAIVLQTDAEKHLNMVYLGAKLANSAEYARIQKMYKQADDSGVQNDVYTPSGSASLGEPAITVTHADGNKSLNLTYVSHTVSKVSDDVSLLVVTLKDPVYDFEVKLYYKTYYKEDVTEQWSVIKHNEKGVVTLNKYASANLNLKGNTTGGFWLKQYHGNWAMEVQPEEARLTHGIKTIDSKLGTRANLYEHSMFAISLDKPATEDEGKVLYGALEWSGNFRVDFELDVTNNLKIIAGINNAASEYHLKPGVEFTTPAFLYTYSDHGKGDASRKLQSWARQYKIVDGNGSRLTLLNNWESTYFDFNETKLAGLLKDTKKLGVDLFLLDDGWFGNSHPRNGDNAGLGDWQENKQKLPNGISSLVKEAQANGVKFGIWIEPEMVNPASDLYKAHPDWVIKQPNRPEKYFRNQLVLDLANPKVQDFVFGVVDNLFTKNPDLAYIKWDCNAVIYNAYSAYLKKDQSHIYVDYVNGLYNVLKRVRAKYPKVPLMLCSGGGGRVDYGALQYFTEYWPSDNTDPLERVFIQWEYSFFYPAITSSNHVTDWGKQPIKYRVDVAMMGKMGFDIVIGKLSDNELAFCQSALKNYDGLKDAIWHGDQYRLASPWDNDAASIMYVNADKSKAVMFNYLVNNRYGSGTKVPVRLKGLDPNKKYRVKEINVFPGTGSVLGNEDLVLTGDFLMNVGINPETNTYHTSVVLQLEAI, from the coding sequence GTGAGAACTACTCAAAAGAAAACTTTACCACTGGGCCTGCTTTTCGCAGGCTCAATGCTGTTTGCCGGTAGGGCAGCAGCACAGGATGTAACCATCCCTGTAGAAACACAACACAACGCCATTGTACTGCAAACTGATGCCGAAAAACACCTCAACATGGTGTACCTGGGCGCTAAACTGGCCAATAGCGCCGAGTATGCCCGCATCCAAAAAATGTACAAACAGGCCGATGATTCGGGCGTGCAGAATGATGTTTACACCCCATCGGGTTCGGCAAGCCTCGGCGAGCCTGCCATTACGGTTACCCATGCCGATGGCAATAAATCGCTTAACTTAACTTATGTAAGCCATACGGTGAGCAAGGTGAGCGATGATGTTTCATTACTGGTGGTTACCCTGAAAGATCCGGTATATGATTTTGAGGTAAAGCTGTATTATAAAACGTATTACAAAGAGGATGTTACCGAGCAATGGTCGGTTATTAAGCATAACGAAAAGGGGGTAGTAACCCTTAACAAATATGCTTCGGCCAATTTAAACCTGAAAGGTAATACCACAGGCGGTTTTTGGTTAAAACAATACCATGGCAACTGGGCTATGGAAGTACAGCCCGAAGAGGCCCGTTTAACCCACGGCATCAAAACCATTGATAGCAAGCTGGGTACCCGTGCCAACCTGTATGAGCATTCAATGTTTGCTATATCGCTTGATAAACCTGCTACCGAGGATGAAGGCAAGGTACTTTATGGCGCGTTGGAATGGTCTGGTAATTTCAGGGTTGATTTTGAGCTGGATGTAACCAACAACCTGAAAATTATTGCCGGTATTAACAATGCTGCTTCCGAATACCATTTAAAGCCGGGTGTTGAATTTACTACGCCTGCCTTCCTGTACACGTATTCTGATCATGGTAAAGGTGATGCAAGCCGCAAGCTGCAAAGCTGGGCACGCCAATACAAAATTGTTGATGGTAACGGTTCAAGGCTTACCCTGCTAAACAACTGGGAGTCTACTTACTTTGATTTCAACGAGACTAAACTTGCCGGTTTGTTAAAAGATACCAAGAAACTGGGTGTCGATCTGTTTTTATTAGATGATGGTTGGTTTGGCAACAGCCACCCGCGCAACGGCGATAACGCCGGTTTGGGCGATTGGCAGGAGAACAAACAAAAGCTGCCAAACGGCATCAGCTCCTTAGTAAAAGAAGCGCAGGCCAATGGCGTAAAATTCGGCATCTGGATTGAACCGGAAATGGTTAACCCTGCCAGCGATCTGTACAAAGCCCATCCTGATTGGGTGATTAAACAACCAAACCGCCCTGAAAAATATTTCCGTAACCAGTTGGTGCTTGACCTGGCTAACCCTAAAGTGCAGGATTTTGTATTTGGTGTGGTTGATAACCTGTTCACCAAAAATCCTGATCTGGCTTATATTAAATGGGATTGTAATGCGGTGATCTATAACGCTTACTCGGCTTATCTGAAAAAAGACCAGTCGCATATTTATGTTGATTATGTGAATGGTTTGTATAACGTGCTGAAACGCGTTCGTGCCAAATACCCTAAAGTGCCATTGATGCTTTGCTCGGGCGGTGGTGGCCGTGTTGATTATGGCGCGTTGCAATACTTTACCGAGTACTGGCCAAGCGATAACACTGATCCGCTGGAGCGCGTGTTTATCCAGTGGGAGTATTCGTTCTTCTACCCGGCTATCACCAGCTCAAACCACGTAACCGATTGGGGCAAACAACCTATCAAATACCGTGTGGATGTAGCTATGATGGGCAAAATGGGTTTCGATATTGTGATTGGTAAACTGAGCGACAACGAGCTGGCCTTCTGCCAATCGGCGCTTAAAAACTACGATGGCTTGAAAGATGCTATCTGGCACGGCGATCAGTACCGTTTAGCCTCACCATGGGATAACGACGCGGCATCTATCATGTATGTAAACGCCGACAAATCAAAAGCGGTAATGTTTAACTATTTGGTGAATAACCGTTACGGTTCGGGCACAAAGGTTCCGGTACGTTTGAAAGGTCTTGATCCGAATAAGAAATACCGTGTTAAAGAGATCAACGTATTTCCGGGTACCGGTTCGGTATTGGGTAATGAAGATTTGGTGCTCACCGGTGATTTCCTGATGAATGTTGGTATCAATCCAGAAACCAATACTTACCACACCAGTGTGGTATTGCAGTTAGAAGCGATTTAA
- a CDS encoding DUF998 domain-containing protein: MDTKPLLYTGIIIPVVFWLATIICGLVHGNYSHISGTISELGAIGTKSETLMETFTLLCTVLSVFFMAGLFIACSQLKLNILPVFGVIGFPVMFGWAAIFHSGNPLHSASGPVFLLIYVGALLAAVLWRGVEFKQLRLLSLLSLGIMLLIFIRFIPSASLQNNYTGLIQRFAHAGWSVWFISLSITLNKMLDLKERHQLK; the protein is encoded by the coding sequence ATGGATACTAAACCACTACTTTATACAGGCATCATTATCCCGGTAGTTTTTTGGCTGGCAACCATTATATGTGGTTTGGTACATGGTAACTACAGCCATATCAGCGGCACCATCAGCGAGTTGGGCGCTATCGGCACAAAATCCGAAACCCTGATGGAAACCTTCACTTTGCTGTGTACCGTGCTCAGCGTGTTTTTTATGGCAGGGTTGTTTATTGCCTGCAGCCAGCTTAAACTCAATATATTGCCTGTGTTTGGGGTGATAGGTTTCCCTGTTATGTTTGGCTGGGCGGCAATATTTCATTCGGGCAATCCCCTCCATTCTGCGTCGGGCCCGGTGTTTTTGCTCATTTATGTAGGCGCACTACTTGCTGCGGTGTTATGGAGAGGAGTGGAGTTTAAGCAGTTGAGGCTGCTATCATTGCTAAGCCTCGGTATTATGCTGCTCATCTTTATCCGCTTTATTCCATCAGCATCATTGCAAAATAATTATACCGGGCTTATTCAAAGGTTTGCGCACGCGGGCTGGTCGGTTTGGTTTATATCGTTAAGTATCACTTTGAACAAAATGCTCGATTTAAAAGAGCGGCATCAATTAAAATAG
- a CDS encoding DUF6265 family protein, translating to MMVRNYIKPAFVFLACLLSTTISYAQTKQPIAQAQWLIGNWKNQSAKTLDIESWKKLNDSTYQGRSYSLAGTDTVSSEHIRIEQHAGKLYYIPTVKNQNDGKAVTFTLTSSTGKQLVFENPEHDFPQKITYTQINKDSFVAEISGNRKGKFKAIPFPMKRVR from the coding sequence ATGATGGTACGTAATTATATTAAACCCGCATTCGTGTTTCTTGCCTGCCTTCTCTCCACAACAATATCATACGCTCAAACCAAGCAACCTATCGCGCAAGCCCAATGGCTTATCGGCAACTGGAAAAACCAATCGGCTAAAACGTTGGATATTGAAAGCTGGAAAAAACTGAATGACAGCACCTACCAGGGCCGGAGTTATTCATTGGCAGGCACGGATACGGTATCATCAGAGCATATCAGAATTGAGCAGCATGCAGGTAAATTATATTACATCCCAACGGTAAAAAATCAAAACGATGGCAAGGCGGTAACCTTTACGCTTACCTCATCAACCGGTAAACAACTGGTATTTGAAAACCCGGAGCACGATTTCCCCCAAAAAATAACCTATACTCAAATCAATAAGGATTCGTTTGTGGCGGAGATTTCGGGCAACCGGAAAGGCAAATTCAAGGCCATTCCATTCCCCATGAAACGGGTTAGGTAA
- a CDS encoding DUF5107 domain-containing protein, whose amino-acid sequence MNDLFVNVWEEKVTIPTYAIGKPDKNPMFFEKRVYQGSSGKVYPNPVIEKIYDEKEDKEYTGLYLENKYLKVLILPELGGRIQMAYDKIKQRHFIYYNQVIKPALVGLTGPWISGGIEFNWPQHHRPSTFEPVDYKIEENADGSKTVLVNEVERMFHTKGMAGFTLHPDKAYIEIKAKLYNRSALPQTFLWWANPAVKVNDDYQSVFPPDVNAVFDHGKRDVSTFPIATGTYYKVDYSPGTDISRYKNIPVPTSYMAINSNYDFVGGYEHDSQAGLLHVANHHVSPGKKQWTWGHSDFGLAWDRNLTDEDGPYIELMTGMFTDNQPDFTWLMPHEEKHFTQYFMPYRELGVIKNATKDILLALDYTDGKLLLKVYVTGEQNNLNIKLQHDGKVLLSEKVCIVPEQVFEREIAIKNIDENLLLLTVHSEAGKELIKYDAASNKLNNIPEAAKPALLPADTENNEQLFLTAQHLEQYRHATYSPVPYYEEAIRRDPKDIRNNNALGLWYLRRGQFAKSEPYFRRAVETITQRNPNPYDSECYYNLGLTLKFLGKKDEAYKAFYKATWSNAWKDSGYFSVAQIDLENGDYELALDHALSSLDRNANNSKAYVLRSAAFRKLNRNEEAIEVATSAVKRDPFNLGALFEMDLAYKALGQNEKAASSFEQLATLSRGYYQNYIEYALDYANAGLYDEASSLLNNAVTGNTTSPMVYYYLGYFACQLGNNEHAAQYFKLASAADSYLCFPDRLEDISVLKLAAALIPTDAKAPYYLGNLFYDKLQYDDAIAAWETSVQLDDQFPTVFRNLGIAYYNKRNDPAKALTCFEKAFELDKTDARVLMELDQLYKKLNYTADARLHFIEANLETAKLRDDVYLERATLYNFLGEHETAFAQVMERTFHPWEGGEGKASGQYVGALVELAKQNINDGKYQEAIDKLTQAQTYPHNLGEGKLFGTQENDIFYWLGKAYDGLQETEKAALYFDKASTGLEDPTAAVFYNDQQPDKIFYQGLAKKCLGDSTSAERIFKKLLKYGIEHMDDNVKIDYFAVSLPNLLIFEDDLKARNQVHCHFLQGLGYLGLHDVERAQKAFAEVLKLDAGHFGARIHQNMINQITEVAG is encoded by the coding sequence ATGAATGATTTGTTTGTAAACGTTTGGGAAGAAAAAGTAACCATTCCAACCTACGCTATAGGTAAGCCCGACAAAAACCCTATGTTTTTTGAAAAGCGCGTTTACCAGGGCAGCAGTGGCAAGGTGTACCCTAACCCTGTTATCGAAAAAATTTACGACGAAAAAGAAGATAAAGAATACACAGGCCTGTACCTCGAGAATAAATACCTCAAAGTACTGATCCTGCCCGAGTTGGGCGGCCGCATCCAGATGGCTTATGATAAGATCAAACAACGCCACTTTATCTATTACAACCAGGTGATTAAACCGGCGCTGGTAGGTTTGACTGGTCCGTGGATCTCGGGCGGTATTGAGTTTAACTGGCCGCAACATCACCGTCCGAGCACTTTCGAGCCGGTTGATTATAAAATTGAAGAAAATGCCGACGGCAGCAAAACCGTACTGGTGAACGAGGTAGAGCGCATGTTCCATACCAAAGGCATGGCCGGTTTTACCCTGCATCCGGATAAGGCTTACATCGAAATAAAAGCGAAACTGTACAACCGCTCGGCTCTGCCGCAAACCTTTTTATGGTGGGCAAACCCGGCTGTAAAGGTTAATGATGATTATCAATCGGTTTTCCCGCCTGATGTGAACGCGGTGTTTGACCATGGTAAACGTGATGTTTCAACCTTCCCGATAGCTACCGGTACTTATTACAAAGTCGATTATTCGCCGGGTACAGATATCTCGCGCTATAAAAACATCCCTGTGCCAACATCGTACATGGCCATCAACTCTAACTATGATTTTGTAGGCGGATATGAGCATGATTCACAGGCTGGCTTATTGCACGTAGCCAACCACCACGTATCCCCCGGTAAAAAACAATGGACCTGGGGCCACAGCGATTTCGGCCTGGCCTGGGACAGGAACCTGACCGACGAGGATGGCCCGTATATCGAGCTCATGACTGGTATGTTCACCGATAATCAGCCCGATTTTACCTGGCTGATGCCGCATGAGGAAAAGCATTTTACCCAATACTTTATGCCATACCGCGAGCTTGGCGTAATTAAAAATGCCACCAAAGATATTTTGCTGGCCCTGGATTATACCGATGGCAAACTGCTCTTAAAAGTTTACGTAACCGGCGAACAAAATAACCTGAATATCAAACTACAGCACGATGGTAAGGTATTGCTGAGTGAAAAAGTTTGTATCGTTCCGGAGCAGGTTTTTGAACGTGAGATAGCCATAAAAAACATTGATGAAAACCTTTTGCTGCTTACGGTACACTCGGAAGCAGGTAAGGAACTGATCAAATACGATGCTGCCAGCAATAAACTGAACAACATCCCTGAAGCCGCCAAACCCGCCCTGCTACCTGCTGATACTGAAAATAATGAACAATTGTTTTTAACCGCCCAGCACCTGGAGCAATATCGCCATGCAACCTACAGCCCGGTTCCATATTACGAAGAAGCCATCCGCCGCGACCCCAAAGATATTCGCAATAACAACGCTTTAGGTTTATGGTATTTACGCCGCGGCCAGTTTGCCAAAAGCGAGCCTTACTTCAGGAGGGCGGTTGAAACAATTACCCAGCGCAACCCTAACCCTTACGATAGCGAATGTTATTATAATTTAGGTTTGACCCTGAAATTCCTGGGCAAAAAAGATGAAGCTTACAAAGCCTTCTACAAAGCCACCTGGAGCAACGCCTGGAAAGACAGCGGCTACTTCTCGGTAGCACAGATCGATCTTGAAAACGGCGATTATGAACTGGCTCTTGACCATGCATTGTCATCATTAGATAGGAACGCCAACAACAGCAAAGCCTACGTTTTACGTTCTGCTGCTTTCCGCAAACTGAATAGGAATGAAGAAGCTATTGAAGTAGCAACTTCGGCCGTAAAACGTGATCCTTTTAACCTTGGCGCTTTGTTCGAAATGGACCTTGCTTACAAAGCTTTAGGGCAGAATGAAAAAGCTGCTTCAAGCTTTGAGCAACTGGCAACCCTATCGCGCGGTTACTACCAAAACTACATCGAGTATGCTTTGGATTATGCTAACGCAGGCTTGTATGATGAAGCTTCAAGCTTATTAAACAATGCGGTTACAGGCAATACTACCAGTCCGATGGTGTATTATTACCTCGGTTACTTTGCCTGCCAGTTGGGTAATAATGAGCATGCTGCCCAATACTTTAAACTGGCCTCGGCAGCCGATTCATACTTATGTTTCCCTGATCGTTTGGAGGATATCAGTGTATTAAAGCTGGCTGCCGCATTGATCCCTACGGATGCCAAAGCGCCTTACTACTTAGGCAACCTGTTTTACGATAAGCTGCAATATGATGATGCCATTGCCGCCTGGGAAACATCGGTGCAACTGGATGATCAATTCCCAACCGTGTTCAGGAATTTAGGTATCGCTTACTACAACAAACGTAACGATCCTGCCAAAGCTTTAACCTGCTTTGAAAAAGCTTTTGAGCTTGATAAAACAGATGCCCGCGTATTGATGGAGCTTGATCAGCTTTACAAGAAACTGAACTATACCGCTGATGCCCGTTTACACTTCATCGAGGCTAATTTAGAAACAGCTAAACTGCGTGATGATGTTTATTTGGAGCGTGCAACCCTGTATAATTTCCTTGGTGAACATGAAACCGCTTTTGCGCAGGTAATGGAACGTACCTTCCACCCATGGGAAGGCGGTGAGGGCAAAGCATCCGGCCAGTACGTTGGTGCTTTGGTTGAATTGGCTAAACAAAACATCAACGATGGCAAATACCAGGAGGCTATCGATAAATTAACGCAGGCCCAAACCTACCCGCACAATTTAGGCGAAGGCAAACTGTTCGGCACACAGGAAAATGATATTTTCTACTGGCTGGGTAAAGCCTACGACGGCCTGCAGGAAACAGAGAAAGCAGCCCTTTATTTCGACAAGGCAAGCACCGGTTTGGAAGACCCAACAGCCGCTGTTTTTTACAACGATCAGCAGCCGGATAAGATCTTTTACCAGGGTTTAGCTAAAAAATGTCTCGGTGACAGTACATCAGCAGAGCGGATCTTTAAAAAACTGCTTAAATATGGTATAGAGCACATGGATGATAACGTAAAAATTGATTACTTTGCCGTCTCGCTGCCAAATTTGCTCATTTTTGAGGACGATCTGAAGGCAAGGAACCAGGTGCATTGTCACTTTTTACAGGGCTTGGGATACCTTGGTCTGCATGATGTGGAACGTGCGCAAAAAGCCTTTGCCGAAGTATTGAAACTTGATGCCGGGCATTTTGGAGCGAGGATACATCAAAATATGATAAACCAAATTACCGAAGTAGCCGGTTAA